TCAACCCGTGGTCCTCGCAGTGCCATCGATTTCACGACGTCGACCGAGACCACGGCGGTCCCTTCAGCCTCGATCGCCACGAACGAGGACTCCCCCTCTGCCATGATGGCGTGGATATCACCAATAGACAGATAGGCGCCTTCGACCTCGACGGGCAGATAAACGGTGGCGCCAGGGCGGCACTCCATGAGATCCATGTTCCCGCCTTGGCCGGTGGTAGGCATGATCGTCGAGTTGTTGCCCTCAGCGGGAGCGGTGCCGATGCAGCCGATCATCGGACGGGGTTCGAAAGCGTGATGGTCAGTCACATGCACCCCGGCCTCATCGATGGGTACGCGCCGCGCGAACACGGCGTCGGTCATTCGATCCTGCAACGCTCCGGATCCTGGAAGACTCACCGACCAGCCGCAGTCGATCAGGCGAATCTCGTGGATGGTGACTGCCAACGCGTCCCCAGGTTCTGCACCCTCGACATAGACGGGCCCAGTCACCGGGTTGATGCCCACGGTCAGCTGGTCCATGTCGCCATGTTCGTGGAGCTGACGGTAGACCTCGTCACTGGTTTCGAAACCAATGCGCTCTCCAGTACCAGGTTTGATGCGTAGCACCGGCTCCTCGTCGGCGACGAACCCAAACTTGCCATGACTCTTATTCAAAAAGTGTTCCATGTTCAGAGACCTCCTCTCTGACCTGTGGCAGGGACTTCCCCTGCCTCCAGGTCTCCTTCTCCTGACAGATCCGTTTTTCGCCCACTGATGCGGTAATAGGTGAACACCAGGGCCCCAACGGCGAGCCAGACGATGCCACCGACCTTAGCTTCGATATTCGCGTTCCACAGGACGTAGCCGAGAATCAGGAACCCGATGATCGGCACCACGAGGTGTAACAGGTAGTTCTTGGACTTCATTTTGCCCAGGAAGTACACGACCACGGAAACATGAAGCAGCATAAATCCGAACAGGGCACCAAAGTTGACCAGTGAGGAGATCAGGTCGATCTGCCCCACGAAGAACAGCACCAGAACCGCGGACAGTACCGAAACCAGAATGATGGCGTTCTGAGGGACGCGGCGGTGGTTCAGCGTGTGCAGGAATCTAGGCAACTGCCCGTCACGGCTCATGGAGTAGAGGAGGCGAGAAGTTGCGGCTTGGGCTGCCATGGCGTTCGCAATGCCAATCGCCAGTACGTTGACTACGAAGAAGGCATTCATCCATCCGGTACTGGATGCGGCCTCAACGATCGTGAAGAAGGCGTTGCCTTCGACGCCGGGACCGAACGACTCGCGCCCTCCGGCCAGCGAGCTCGCTAGCCACGTCTGGATGATGAACAGGACGGCCACAATGCACAGCGCAAGAACCATAGCGCGACCCGTGGCTTTTCGGCCTCCGGATGCTTCTTCCGAAAGGGTGGCGATGCCGTCAAATCCGAGGAAGCTGAGGACAGCGATGGATAGCGCCGCGGCGATGAGCGGTCCGGAGACTATGCTGGCGTCCCAGATCGGGTCAGTGGTGAACACCGCACTAGGGATGGTCTCGTTATTCAGTGCCCTGACGGCGATGACGATGAAGATCGCCACAAAGACCAACTCCATTGTCAGGAATAGCCGGTTGATCAGCTTCATGGAGCTGACGCCCATCAAGTTGATGACCATGTTGATGGCCACGAAGACCAACGCCCACAGCCAGCGTGGGGAGTCTGGGAAGAGCCCGACCATGGACTCCGCGGCGAAGACGTACAGCAGTGTCGGGACCAGGAGGTAGTCAAGAAGGATCGCCCAGCCCGCAAAGAAGCCCACATTGGGGTGGATCCCACGGCCGACGTAAGAGAAAACTGAGCCGGCGAGTGGAATCTTTTTGGCCATCTGCTGATAGGCCAACGCGGTGAAGATCATGGCGATCAACCCGATGAGGTAGACCAGTGGCACCATGCCGCCAGCTGCATTGTAAACGACCCCGAAGATTGCCCATGGTGCAATGGGAACCATGAAAATGAGCCCATAGATCAACAGGTCTGTGGTGGAAAGGGAACGTTTGAGTTCCTGTTTGTAGCCGTACGCCTCCAGCTGCTGCTGAGGAGTCAGCTCCGCGGATTCTCGTGATGACGACATTTAATGCACGCTCACTTTCTGTGGGATGTGGATGAAGGTCAAAAGAATTCGGTTGCTAGCTGTCGTGCGCGGTCAGGAAGTCGTCTATGACTGCACGGAAGCCCGTGGGGTGTTCGAGGTGGACGCAATGGCTCGCCTCCGGGAAGACATGTGTCTGCGCATCACGAATCTTGTCCACGAAGGGCTGCCATGTCAGAGGAGTGGCTTCGTCGTACTCTCCGGCGAACACCAGGGTAGGGACCTCAACGGCATCCAGGCGGTCGATGATGTCCCAGTGGCGCAGTGTACCGATGACGTGAAACTCATTCGGCCCATTCATCGTGTGGTAAACCGTTGGCTCCGCCACCATTTGTTCTTCACTCTCCCGGAAGTCCTGGGGTGTGGGGTCGAGGCGGCAGACATGGCGGCGGCAAAACTCCTCGGCGGCGGCAAGGTAGGCAGGATCATCAACGGTCCCAGCCTCCTCATGATCAGCCAGAGTTTGTTGCACATTCTCCGGTAGTTCCGAACGTAGCTCTTGGGCCGCCTGGCTCCACAGCTCCATAGAAGCTGGTGAGTTGCAGATGGCCAAACTCTTCAGGCCTTGCGGCCGGCGGACTGCTATTTCCGCTCCGAGCATCCCGCCCCAGGATTGGCCCAAGACGTGGTAATCGGTTAGCCCCAGATGCTCCACTAAATTTGTGAACTCGTCGACGAAGAGCTGTGGTGTCCAGAAATCGGCTGGCAGGTCCGGCAAATGCGTGCTGTTGCCGCAGCCCAGCTGGTCATAGTGGATGACTGTCCGCCCGGTCGCAGCAAGTTCGGCGATGTTGCGCACGTAGTTGTGAGCCATGCCTGGTCCGCCATGCAGGACGATCAGAGGGAGGGCGCCGTCCGTGGGAGCGTCGGGGGTCGTCGTGCGGATCCATGTTTCGTAGCCTCGGAAAGGGATCGTCCGCGCTGTAACCTGTGACATGACTAGTCCTTCGTTCCAGAGTGATGAAGGTCATAAAAACCTACAGAAGA
This region of Arthrobacter roseus genomic DNA includes:
- a CDS encoding acetamidase/formamidase family protein, whose product is MEHFLNKSHGKFGFVADEEPVLRIKPGTGERIGFETSDEVYRQLHEHGDMDQLTVGINPVTGPVYVEGAEPGDALAVTIHEIRLIDCGWSVSLPGSGALQDRMTDAVFARRVPIDEAGVHVTDHHAFEPRPMIGCIGTAPAEGNNSTIMPTTGQGGNMDLMECRPGATVYLPVEVEGAYLSIGDIHAIMAEGESSFVAIEAEGTAVVSVDVVKSMALRGPRVELEDEWVFVGLGDPVQESIKRGYEDMFDFLTGEHGWEAGDAYAVMSAVAHSRLGGPTGSSAPDPLHPMTPIGAVTTHHLPKSVLRK
- a CDS encoding APC family permease translates to MSSSRESAELTPQQQLEAYGYKQELKRSLSTTDLLIYGLIFMVPIAPWAIFGVVYNAAGGMVPLVYLIGLIAMIFTALAYQQMAKKIPLAGSVFSYVGRGIHPNVGFFAGWAILLDYLLVPTLLYVFAAESMVGLFPDSPRWLWALVFVAINMVINLMGVSSMKLINRLFLTMELVFVAIFIVIAVRALNNETIPSAVFTTDPIWDASIVSGPLIAAALSIAVLSFLGFDGIATLSEEASGGRKATGRAMVLALCIVAVLFIIQTWLASSLAGGRESFGPGVEGNAFFTIVEAASSTGWMNAFFVVNVLAIGIANAMAAQAATSRLLYSMSRDGQLPRFLHTLNHRRVPQNAIILVSVLSAVLVLFFVGQIDLISSLVNFGALFGFMLLHVSVVVYFLGKMKSKNYLLHLVVPIIGFLILGYVLWNANIEAKVGGIVWLAVGALVFTYYRISGRKTDLSGEGDLEAGEVPATGQRGGL
- a CDS encoding proline iminopeptidase-family hydrolase, with the protein product MSQVTARTIPFRGYETWIRTTTPDAPTDGALPLIVLHGGPGMAHNYVRNIAELAATGRTVIHYDQLGCGNSTHLPDLPADFWTPQLFVDEFTNLVEHLGLTDYHVLGQSWGGMLGAEIAVRRPQGLKSLAICNSPASMELWSQAAQELRSELPENVQQTLADHEEAGTVDDPAYLAAAEEFCRRHVCRLDPTPQDFRESEEQMVAEPTVYHTMNGPNEFHVIGTLRHWDIIDRLDAVEVPTLVFAGEYDEATPLTWQPFVDKIRDAQTHVFPEASHCVHLEHPTGFRAVIDDFLTAHDS